In Syngnathoides biaculeatus isolate LvHL_M chromosome 5, ASM1980259v1, whole genome shotgun sequence, the following are encoded in one genomic region:
- the crppa gene encoding D-ribitol-5-phosphate cytidylyltransferase isoform X1: MMEAPRVDSSCEDQAGPAHPGTFLASQYGKSDHAQARVGVDFPVFVVLPAGGSGERTGLQTPKQFCLLLGRPLISYTIEAFERVSWIRSIVVVVAKENTDLMAAIVGRFRHAKVRVVAGGSTRHRSIWNGVMALSEVGEEEAEGGEDNKVVIIHDAVRPFVDEDLLYRVTVAAREHGASGAIRPLVSTVIATTSEGFLDHSLERAKYRASEMPQAFMYNVIQRAYKKCTEADFDFGTECLHLVLRYCGTNAKLIEGPPTLWKITYKRDLAAAESVIKDTVSRRACMITGRCSHARMLADSLHKAFCKRETELDMIPDVKGDNVKYLLKAWTFIQLSMNDSDLDEEVETTFAALEATNQTLLHPVVVVVVHLSTMDRWAAEPTAFAKLASGAKLRNILLYGVNLQQSKDAERWTRSLAKAAELTSALFRERSEALVGQILQA, encoded by the exons ATGATGGAGGCGCCTCGCGTCGACAGTTCATGCGAGGACCAAGCCGGGCCCGCACATCCTGGGACTTTCCTAGCCAGTCAATACGGGAAGAGCGACCACGCGCAGGCCAGAGTTGGCGTGGACTTCCCGGTGTTTGTAGTTCTTCCTGCCGGTGGCAGCGGAGAGCGGACCGGGCTGCAGACGCCCAAACAGTTTTGCTTGTTACTGGGGCGACCGCTTATAAGCTACACCATTGAGGCTTTTGAGAG GGTATCATGGATCCGCAGCATTGTGGTTGTCGTGGCCAAGGAAAACACAGACCTGATGGCGGCCATCGTCGGGCGCTTCCGGCACGCCAAAGTCCGGGTGGTGGCTGGCGGATCCACACGTCACAGGTCCATTTGGAATGGCGTCATGGCTCTGAGTGAGGTGGGGGAGGAGGAAGCGGAGGGCGGGGAGGACAACAAGGTGGTCATCATTCACGACGCCGTGCGGCCTTTCGTTGACGAGGACTTACTGTATCGGGTCACCGTGGCTGCCCGGGAACACGGA GCCTCGGGAGCCATCCGACCGCTCGTCTCCACGGTGATCGCAACCACATCGGAGGGCTTCCTTGACCACTCGCTGGAGCGGGCCAAGTATAGAGCCAGCGAGATGCCGCAGGCCTTCATGTACAACGTCATCCAGAGAGCATATAAGAAG TGCACCGAGGCCGACTTTGACTTTGGTACCGAGTGTCTCCATCTGGTGCTCCGATACTGCGGCACCAACGCCAAGCTCATCGAGGGACCGCCCACGTTGTGGAAG ATCACCTACAAAAGGGATTTGGCTGCTGCAGAGTCGGTCATTAAAG ATACTGTATCTCGAAGAGCCTGCATGATCACAGGCCGATGTTCGCATGCAAGGATGCTGGCCGACTCCCTCCACAAGGCCTTTTGCAAACGAGAAACG GAGCTGGATATGATCCCAGATGTGAAAGGAGACAATGTCAAGTATCTGCTCAAGGCCTGGACGTTCATCCAACTTTCT ATGAATGACTCGGACTTGGATGAAGAAGTGGAGACCACGTTTGCGGCTTTGGAGGCGACAAATCAAACGCTTCTCCACCCAGTGGTTGTCGTCGTA GTCCATTTAAGCACTATGGACCGATGGGCGGCAGAGCCGACTGCCTTTGCAAAATTGGCCTCGGGAGCCAAGCTCCGGAATATTCTCTTATATGGTGTCAATCTGCAGCAGTCAAAG
- the crppa gene encoding D-ribitol-5-phosphate cytidylyltransferase isoform X2 yields MMEAPRVDSSCEDQAGPAHPGTFLASQYGKSDHAQARVGVDFPVFVVLPAGGSGERTGLQTPKQFCLLLGRPLISYTIEAFERVSWIRSIVVVVAKENTDLMAAIVGRFRHAKVRVVAGGSTRHRSIWNGVMALSEVGEEEAEGGEDNKVVIIHDAVRPFVDEDLLYRVTVAAREHGASGAIRPLVSTVIATTSEGFLDHSLERAKYRASEMPQAFMYNVIQRAYKKCTEADFDFGTECLHLVLRYCGTNAKLIEGPPTLWKITYKRDLAAAESVIKDTVSRRACMITGRCSHARMLADSLHKAFCKRETELDMIPDVKGDNVKYLLKAWTFIQLSMNDSDLDEEVETTFAALEATNQTLLHPVVVVVVHLSTMDRWAAEPTAFAKLASGAKLRNILLYGVNLQQSKIPFSRPTGECLVATAQTTT; encoded by the exons ATGATGGAGGCGCCTCGCGTCGACAGTTCATGCGAGGACCAAGCCGGGCCCGCACATCCTGGGACTTTCCTAGCCAGTCAATACGGGAAGAGCGACCACGCGCAGGCCAGAGTTGGCGTGGACTTCCCGGTGTTTGTAGTTCTTCCTGCCGGTGGCAGCGGAGAGCGGACCGGGCTGCAGACGCCCAAACAGTTTTGCTTGTTACTGGGGCGACCGCTTATAAGCTACACCATTGAGGCTTTTGAGAG GGTATCATGGATCCGCAGCATTGTGGTTGTCGTGGCCAAGGAAAACACAGACCTGATGGCGGCCATCGTCGGGCGCTTCCGGCACGCCAAAGTCCGGGTGGTGGCTGGCGGATCCACACGTCACAGGTCCATTTGGAATGGCGTCATGGCTCTGAGTGAGGTGGGGGAGGAGGAAGCGGAGGGCGGGGAGGACAACAAGGTGGTCATCATTCACGACGCCGTGCGGCCTTTCGTTGACGAGGACTTACTGTATCGGGTCACCGTGGCTGCCCGGGAACACGGA GCCTCGGGAGCCATCCGACCGCTCGTCTCCACGGTGATCGCAACCACATCGGAGGGCTTCCTTGACCACTCGCTGGAGCGGGCCAAGTATAGAGCCAGCGAGATGCCGCAGGCCTTCATGTACAACGTCATCCAGAGAGCATATAAGAAG TGCACCGAGGCCGACTTTGACTTTGGTACCGAGTGTCTCCATCTGGTGCTCCGATACTGCGGCACCAACGCCAAGCTCATCGAGGGACCGCCCACGTTGTGGAAG ATCACCTACAAAAGGGATTTGGCTGCTGCAGAGTCGGTCATTAAAG ATACTGTATCTCGAAGAGCCTGCATGATCACAGGCCGATGTTCGCATGCAAGGATGCTGGCCGACTCCCTCCACAAGGCCTTTTGCAAACGAGAAACG GAGCTGGATATGATCCCAGATGTGAAAGGAGACAATGTCAAGTATCTGCTCAAGGCCTGGACGTTCATCCAACTTTCT ATGAATGACTCGGACTTGGATGAAGAAGTGGAGACCACGTTTGCGGCTTTGGAGGCGACAAATCAAACGCTTCTCCACCCAGTGGTTGTCGTCGTA GTCCATTTAAGCACTATGGACCGATGGGCGGCAGAGCCGACTGCCTTTGCAAAATTGGCCTCGGGAGCCAAGCTCCGGAATATTCTCTTATATGGTGTCAATCTGCAGCAGTCAAAG
- the crppa gene encoding D-ribitol-5-phosphate cytidylyltransferase isoform X3 gives MMEAPRVDSSCEDQAGPAHPGTFLASQYGKSDHAQARVGVDFPVFVVLPAGGSGERTGLQTPKQFCLLLGRPLISYTIEAFERVSWIRSIVVVVAKENTDLMAAIVGRFRHAKVRVVAGGSTRHRSIWNGVMALSEVGEEEAEGGEDNKVVIIHDAVRPFVDEDLLYRVTVAAREHGASGAIRPLVSTVIATTSEGFLDHSLERAKYRASEMPQAFMYNVIQRAYKKCTEADFDFGTECLHLVLRYCGTNAKLIEGPPTLWKITYKRDLAAAESVIKDTVSRRACMITGRCSHARMLADSLHKAFCKRETELDMIPDVKGDNVKYLLKAWTFIQLSMNDSDLDEEVETTFAALEATNQTLLHPVVVVVVHLSTMDRWAAEPTAFAKLASGAKLRNILLYGVNLQQSKMN, from the exons ATGATGGAGGCGCCTCGCGTCGACAGTTCATGCGAGGACCAAGCCGGGCCCGCACATCCTGGGACTTTCCTAGCCAGTCAATACGGGAAGAGCGACCACGCGCAGGCCAGAGTTGGCGTGGACTTCCCGGTGTTTGTAGTTCTTCCTGCCGGTGGCAGCGGAGAGCGGACCGGGCTGCAGACGCCCAAACAGTTTTGCTTGTTACTGGGGCGACCGCTTATAAGCTACACCATTGAGGCTTTTGAGAG GGTATCATGGATCCGCAGCATTGTGGTTGTCGTGGCCAAGGAAAACACAGACCTGATGGCGGCCATCGTCGGGCGCTTCCGGCACGCCAAAGTCCGGGTGGTGGCTGGCGGATCCACACGTCACAGGTCCATTTGGAATGGCGTCATGGCTCTGAGTGAGGTGGGGGAGGAGGAAGCGGAGGGCGGGGAGGACAACAAGGTGGTCATCATTCACGACGCCGTGCGGCCTTTCGTTGACGAGGACTTACTGTATCGGGTCACCGTGGCTGCCCGGGAACACGGA GCCTCGGGAGCCATCCGACCGCTCGTCTCCACGGTGATCGCAACCACATCGGAGGGCTTCCTTGACCACTCGCTGGAGCGGGCCAAGTATAGAGCCAGCGAGATGCCGCAGGCCTTCATGTACAACGTCATCCAGAGAGCATATAAGAAG TGCACCGAGGCCGACTTTGACTTTGGTACCGAGTGTCTCCATCTGGTGCTCCGATACTGCGGCACCAACGCCAAGCTCATCGAGGGACCGCCCACGTTGTGGAAG ATCACCTACAAAAGGGATTTGGCTGCTGCAGAGTCGGTCATTAAAG ATACTGTATCTCGAAGAGCCTGCATGATCACAGGCCGATGTTCGCATGCAAGGATGCTGGCCGACTCCCTCCACAAGGCCTTTTGCAAACGAGAAACG GAGCTGGATATGATCCCAGATGTGAAAGGAGACAATGTCAAGTATCTGCTCAAGGCCTGGACGTTCATCCAACTTTCT ATGAATGACTCGGACTTGGATGAAGAAGTGGAGACCACGTTTGCGGCTTTGGAGGCGACAAATCAAACGCTTCTCCACCCAGTGGTTGTCGTCGTA GTCCATTTAAGCACTATGGACCGATGGGCGGCAGAGCCGACTGCCTTTGCAAAATTGGCCTCGGGAGCCAAGCTCCGGAATATTCTCTTATATGGTGTCAATCTGCAGCAGTCAAAG
- the crppa gene encoding D-ribitol-5-phosphate cytidylyltransferase isoform X4, which yields MMEAPRVDSSCEDQAGPAHPGTFLASQYGKSDHAQARVGVDFPVFVVLPAGGSGERTGLQTPKQFCLLLGRPLISYTIEAFERVSWIRSIVVVVAKENTDLMAAIVGRFRHAKVRVVAGGSTRHRSIWNGVMALSEVGEEEAEGGEDNKVVIIHDAVRPFVDEDLLYRVTVAAREHGASGAIRPLVSTVIATTSEGFLDHSLERAKYRASEMPQAFMYNVIQRAYKKCTEADFDFGTECLHLVLRYCGTNAKLIEGPPTLWKITYKRDLAAAESVIKDTVSRRACMITGRCSHARMLADSLHKAFCKRETELDMIPDVKGDNVKYLLKAWTFIQLSMNDSDLDEEVETTFAALEATNQTLLHPVVVVVDAERWTRSLAKAAELTSALFRERSEALVGQILQA from the exons ATGATGGAGGCGCCTCGCGTCGACAGTTCATGCGAGGACCAAGCCGGGCCCGCACATCCTGGGACTTTCCTAGCCAGTCAATACGGGAAGAGCGACCACGCGCAGGCCAGAGTTGGCGTGGACTTCCCGGTGTTTGTAGTTCTTCCTGCCGGTGGCAGCGGAGAGCGGACCGGGCTGCAGACGCCCAAACAGTTTTGCTTGTTACTGGGGCGACCGCTTATAAGCTACACCATTGAGGCTTTTGAGAG GGTATCATGGATCCGCAGCATTGTGGTTGTCGTGGCCAAGGAAAACACAGACCTGATGGCGGCCATCGTCGGGCGCTTCCGGCACGCCAAAGTCCGGGTGGTGGCTGGCGGATCCACACGTCACAGGTCCATTTGGAATGGCGTCATGGCTCTGAGTGAGGTGGGGGAGGAGGAAGCGGAGGGCGGGGAGGACAACAAGGTGGTCATCATTCACGACGCCGTGCGGCCTTTCGTTGACGAGGACTTACTGTATCGGGTCACCGTGGCTGCCCGGGAACACGGA GCCTCGGGAGCCATCCGACCGCTCGTCTCCACGGTGATCGCAACCACATCGGAGGGCTTCCTTGACCACTCGCTGGAGCGGGCCAAGTATAGAGCCAGCGAGATGCCGCAGGCCTTCATGTACAACGTCATCCAGAGAGCATATAAGAAG TGCACCGAGGCCGACTTTGACTTTGGTACCGAGTGTCTCCATCTGGTGCTCCGATACTGCGGCACCAACGCCAAGCTCATCGAGGGACCGCCCACGTTGTGGAAG ATCACCTACAAAAGGGATTTGGCTGCTGCAGAGTCGGTCATTAAAG ATACTGTATCTCGAAGAGCCTGCATGATCACAGGCCGATGTTCGCATGCAAGGATGCTGGCCGACTCCCTCCACAAGGCCTTTTGCAAACGAGAAACG GAGCTGGATATGATCCCAGATGTGAAAGGAGACAATGTCAAGTATCTGCTCAAGGCCTGGACGTTCATCCAACTTTCT ATGAATGACTCGGACTTGGATGAAGAAGTGGAGACCACGTTTGCGGCTTTGGAGGCGACAAATCAAACGCTTCTCCACCCAGTGGTTGTCGTCGTA